One region of Thunnus thynnus chromosome 14, fThuThy2.1, whole genome shotgun sequence genomic DNA includes:
- the plek gene encoding pleckstrin isoform X1 has translation MEPQEIREGYLVKKGTVLNSWKAVWVVLSEDGVEFYKKKTDRSPKGMIPLKGATLVSPCQDFGKRTLVFKITTEKKQDHFFQASHVEEREFWVKDIKRAITCLQGGRKFARKSTRRSIRLPDTINLNELYTLMKDQDDGVKELKLEQENRVFNHCFTGATVVEWLISKDKARNRPEALMLATGLLTEGFLQPAGDMSKEGAEGGDQSAFLDQTDALYYFADSGFFCEGYSSDEDVLVKEEFRGNIIKQGCLLKQGHRRKNWKVRKFILRDDPAYMHYYDPTKGEEPLGSIHLRGSVVTAVEYVPDAKKYDVDGNLFEIITSDETHYFLQAATTEERKEWIKAIQAVSKSGK, from the exons ATGGAGCCTCAGGAGATCAGAGAGGGATACCTGGTGAAAAAG GGTACAGTGCTAAACTCCTGGAAAGCTGTGTGGGTGGTGCTGTCAGAAGATGGGGTGGAATtctataaaaagaaaacagaccgTTCTCCGAAAGGAATGATCCCTCTAAAGGGAGCCACACTCGTTAGTCCTTGCCAGGATTTTGGCAAGAGGACG TTGGTTTTCAAGATCACCACAGAAAAGAAACAGGATCATTTCTTCCAAGCCTCAcatgtggaggagagagagttTTGGGTCAAGGACATCAAGAGGGCCATTACCTGCCTACAGGGGGGAAGAAAGTTTGCTAGGAAGTCCACAAGACGCTCCATTCGCCTGCCTGACACAATCAACCTGAA TGAGCTGTACACTCTGATGAAAGACCAGGATGATGGAGTCAAAGAGTTAAAACTGGAGCAAGAGAATAGAGTCTTCAACCACTGCTTCACTG GTGCAACAGTGGTAGAATGGCTGATCTCAAAGGACAAAGCAAGAAATAGACCTGAGGCCCTCATGTTAGCAACAGGGCTCCTGACTGAGGGTTTTCTCCAGCCTGCAGGTGACATGTCAAAAGAGGGAGCTGAGGGTGGAGACCAATCTGCCTTCTTAGATCAAACAGATGCTCTTTACTACTTT GCAGACAGCGGGTTCTTCTGTGAAGGATACTCCAGTGATGAAGATGTGCTTGTGAAGGAAGAATTCAGAGGAAACATCATAAAACAGGGTTGTTTACTTAAACAG GGACATAGGAGGAAAAACTGGAAAGTGCGAAAGTTCATACTGAGAGACGACCCTGCTTATATGCATTATTATGATCCTACAAAG GGTGAAGAACCTCTTGGTTCAATCCATCTCCGTGGGTCTGTGGTTACAGCTGTGGAGTATGTGCCTGATG CCAAAAAATACGACGTTGACGGCAACCTCTTTGAGATCATCACTTCAGATGAGACTCACTACTTCCTCCAAGCAGCTACAactgaagaaagaaaggagtGGATCAAAGCAATACAGGCAGTGTCGAAAAGTGGAAAataa
- the plek gene encoding pleckstrin isoform X2 — MIPLKGATLVSPCQDFGKRTLVFKITTEKKQDHFFQASHVEEREFWVKDIKRAITCLQGGRKFARKSTRRSIRLPDTINLNELYTLMKDQDDGVKELKLEQENRVFNHCFTGATVVEWLISKDKARNRPEALMLATGLLTEGFLQPAGDMSKEGAEGGDQSAFLDQTDALYYFADSGFFCEGYSSDEDVLVKEEFRGNIIKQGCLLKQGHRRKNWKVRKFILRDDPAYMHYYDPTKGEEPLGSIHLRGSVVTAVEYVPDAKKYDVDGNLFEIITSDETHYFLQAATTEERKEWIKAIQAVSKSGK, encoded by the exons ATGATCCCTCTAAAGGGAGCCACACTCGTTAGTCCTTGCCAGGATTTTGGCAAGAGGACG TTGGTTTTCAAGATCACCACAGAAAAGAAACAGGATCATTTCTTCCAAGCCTCAcatgtggaggagagagagttTTGGGTCAAGGACATCAAGAGGGCCATTACCTGCCTACAGGGGGGAAGAAAGTTTGCTAGGAAGTCCACAAGACGCTCCATTCGCCTGCCTGACACAATCAACCTGAA TGAGCTGTACACTCTGATGAAAGACCAGGATGATGGAGTCAAAGAGTTAAAACTGGAGCAAGAGAATAGAGTCTTCAACCACTGCTTCACTG GTGCAACAGTGGTAGAATGGCTGATCTCAAAGGACAAAGCAAGAAATAGACCTGAGGCCCTCATGTTAGCAACAGGGCTCCTGACTGAGGGTTTTCTCCAGCCTGCAGGTGACATGTCAAAAGAGGGAGCTGAGGGTGGAGACCAATCTGCCTTCTTAGATCAAACAGATGCTCTTTACTACTTT GCAGACAGCGGGTTCTTCTGTGAAGGATACTCCAGTGATGAAGATGTGCTTGTGAAGGAAGAATTCAGAGGAAACATCATAAAACAGGGTTGTTTACTTAAACAG GGACATAGGAGGAAAAACTGGAAAGTGCGAAAGTTCATACTGAGAGACGACCCTGCTTATATGCATTATTATGATCCTACAAAG GGTGAAGAACCTCTTGGTTCAATCCATCTCCGTGGGTCTGTGGTTACAGCTGTGGAGTATGTGCCTGATG CCAAAAAATACGACGTTGACGGCAACCTCTTTGAGATCATCACTTCAGATGAGACTCACTACTTCCTCCAAGCAGCTACAactgaagaaagaaaggagtGGATCAAAGCAATACAGGCAGTGTCGAAAAGTGGAAAataa